CACTTCCGGAAATTGGAGTAACTCCTTGTACCAAACGGAATAATTGCTGGCTAGCAGAACCTGAAATCCTTTCTCCTTCAGAGTCTTCACGATCTGAAAAGATTCCTGAATCGGATGGACCGAAGAAAACATTCGTTCCTTCAATTCCTGCGGGGATGGAAGTCCGGCGTTTCTATGAGACTCCAAGTAAAACCGGGAAAAGAATTCTTCTTCCGTGATCTGCCCTTTTTCGAAATCCAAGAAAGCTTGCCTTTCTCGGCCATTTCGAAAAGATTCCAATTGGTCCTTGGACAAGAGCGCCTTCAAAGCCGTATGAAACGGATCTTTGATGAGAGTGTCCATCAGATCGAACACGAAAAGCGGAGATCGCATACCCCAATGGTTTTCATATATCGGATTTTGACGATTCTTCTTTGGCCTCCTCTTTATGTTTTCTCATTCATTATTCCAGCAGCCCGAGAATTCCTACGAATTCGGTCGGACGACAAGAAAAAGATACTTGCGGCTTCGTTGCCCGGATCGAATCAAAGGGTGGTCTGGCTCCACGCCGCTTCGGTAGGAGAGCT
The sequence above is a segment of the Leptospira fainei serovar Hurstbridge str. BUT 6 genome. Coding sequences within it:
- a CDS encoding HAD family hydrolase gives rise to the protein MRSPLFVFDLMDTLIKDPFHTALKALLSKDQLESFRNGRERQAFLDFEKGQITEEEFFSRFYLESHRNAGLPSPQELKERMFSSVHPIQESFQIVKTLKEKGFQVLLASNYSVWYKELLQFPEVGSLLLSLDRLYFSCEMGVRKPAQEYYQWIQTDYPDREYVFVDDNATNVEVAGYLNWNAFRFDPKNPGELRNFLIEQFPNCL